Proteins co-encoded in one Enterobacter sp. R4-368 genomic window:
- a CDS encoding nucleoside transporter C-terminal domain-containing protein produces the protein MTNFFHFLLALIVILALAWLVSFDRRHIRFRFILQLIVIELALAWFFLHAQSGLTLIKYVSGFFEALLKFAGEGTSFVFGGMSEKGLAFIFLGVLCPIVFISALIGILQHWRILPIFIRLIGTLLSKLNGMGKLESFNAVSSLILGQSENFIAYKGILADLSSRRMFTMAATAMSTVSLSIVGAYMTMLDAKYVVAALILNMFSTFIVLSVINPTRPEAEAEVKLEKLHESQSFFEMLGEYILAGFKVAMIILAMLIGFIALISAINALFSALFGISFQQILGYVFYPLAWLIGIPLSDALHAGSIMATKLVANEFVAMIELQKIAAQMTPRGLGILSVFLVSFANFASIGIVAGAIKGLNEQQGNAVSRFGLRLVYGATLVSLLSAAFAGAVL, from the coding sequence ATGACTAACTTTTTTCATTTTTTGCTGGCGCTGATAGTAATCCTCGCGCTGGCCTGGCTGGTGAGTTTCGACCGCCGGCACATTCGTTTTCGCTTCATCCTGCAATTAATTGTTATTGAACTGGCGCTGGCGTGGTTTTTCCTGCACGCGCAAAGCGGGTTAACGCTGATTAAATACGTTTCCGGCTTCTTTGAAGCGCTGCTGAAATTCGCGGGCGAAGGCACCAGCTTTGTCTTCGGCGGGATGAGCGAAAAAGGGCTGGCCTTTATCTTCCTCGGCGTGCTGTGCCCTATCGTCTTTATTTCCGCGCTGATCGGTATTTTGCAGCACTGGCGCATTCTGCCCATCTTTATTCGTTTGATAGGCACATTGCTGTCAAAACTGAACGGCATGGGCAAACTGGAGTCGTTTAACGCCGTCAGCTCGCTGATCCTCGGCCAGTCGGAAAACTTTATTGCTTATAAAGGCATCCTCGCCGATCTCTCCTCGCGCCGCATGTTCACCATGGCAGCAACGGCGATGTCGACGGTGTCGTTGTCGATTGTCGGCGCGTATATGACCATGCTGGATGCAAAATATGTGGTTGCCGCGCTGATCCTCAATATGTTCAGCACCTTTATTGTGCTGTCGGTAATTAACCCGACGCGCCCGGAAGCGGAAGCCGAGGTCAAGCTGGAAAAGCTCCACGAATCGCAAAGCTTCTTTGAGATGCTCGGTGAGTACATCCTCGCGGGTTTCAAAGTAGCAATGATTATTCTGGCGATGCTGATTGGCTTTATTGCGCTGATTAGCGCCATTAATGCCCTCTTCTCCGCCTTGTTCGGCATCAGCTTCCAGCAAATCCTCGGTTATGTGTTTTACCCGCTGGCATGGCTGATTGGCATCCCGCTGAGCGATGCGCTGCACGCGGGCAGCATTATGGCGACCAAGCTGGTGGCGAACGAATTTGTGGCGATGATTGAGCTGCAAAAAATCGCCGCGCAGATGACGCCGCGCGGGCTGGGTATTCTTTCCGTGTTCCTGGTATCGTTCGCCAACTTTGCCTCGATCGGCATTGTGGCGGGGGCAATTAAAGGGTTAAACGAGCAACAGGGGAATGCAGTTTCCCGCTTTGGTTTGCGCTTAGTGTACGGCGCAACGCTGGTGAGTTTGCTTTCGGCGGCTTTCGCAGGCGCGGTGTTGTAA
- the phoH gene encoding phosphate starvation-inducible protein PhoH codes for MGRQKAVIKARREAKRVLRRDSRSHKQREEESVTSLVQMSGVEAIGMARDSRDTSPIAARNEAQAHYLNAIESKQLIFATGEAGCGKTWISAAKAAEALIHKDVDRIIVTRPVLQADEDLGFLPGDISEKFAPYFRPVYDVLLKRLGASFMQYCLRPEIGKVEIAPFAYMRGRTFENAVVILDEAQNVTAAQMKMFLTRLGENVTVIVNGDITQCDLPSGVKSGLSDALARFEEDEMIGVVRFNKDDCVRSALCQRTLKAYD; via the coding sequence ATGGGAAGACAAAAAGCAGTGATCAAAGCTCGTCGTGAAGCGAAACGCGTGCTGAGACGTGATTCACGCAGCCATAAACAACGTGAAGAAGAGTCGGTCACCTCGCTTGTGCAGATGAGTGGCGTAGAAGCAATTGGCATGGCGCGGGACAGCCGTGATACTTCCCCAATTGCAGCGCGCAATGAAGCTCAGGCGCACTACCTGAATGCTATCGAGAGTAAACAACTGATCTTTGCAACCGGTGAAGCCGGCTGCGGGAAAACGTGGATCAGCGCGGCGAAAGCGGCGGAAGCCCTGATCCATAAGGACGTGGACAGGATTATTGTAACCCGACCGGTTCTGCAGGCCGACGAAGATCTCGGCTTCTTACCCGGTGATATTTCGGAGAAGTTCGCTCCCTATTTCCGGCCCGTTTACGACGTGCTGTTGAAACGCCTGGGGGCGTCCTTTATGCAATACTGCCTGCGACCAGAGATCGGTAAGGTGGAAATCGCGCCGTTCGCCTATATGCGCGGACGTACCTTTGAAAATGCGGTGGTCATTCTCGACGAGGCTCAGAATGTCACGGCTGCGCAAATGAAAATGTTTTTAACGCGCCTCGGGGAGAACGTGACCGTTATTGTCAACGGTGATATTACCCAGTGTGACCTGCCATCCGGTGTGAAATCGGGCTTGAGCGACGCGCTGGCACGTTTTGAGGAAGACGAGATGATTGGCGTTGTACGCTTTAATAAAGACGACTGCGTACGCTCCGCGCTCTGCCAGCGCACGCTGAAAGCGTACGACTGA
- a CDS encoding DUF3574 domain-containing protein has translation MKLTTGFTALVMAGLLAGCVSPAAKQPGTAAQTCKAENQMQQTTLYYGLTRQGGKAITAQEWQQYVDNDVTPRFRDGLTTFDAQGQWLGSNGKVSKEPSKALMLIHSVDAQSDAKIDALRDIYKSRFAQESVMRVDQPVCVQF, from the coding sequence ATGAAGTTAACGACAGGGTTCACTGCACTGGTGATGGCTGGTTTACTGGCGGGTTGCGTTTCGCCGGCGGCAAAACAACCGGGGACGGCCGCGCAAACCTGCAAAGCTGAAAATCAGATGCAGCAAACCACGCTCTATTACGGCTTGACCCGCCAGGGCGGTAAAGCGATTACCGCGCAGGAGTGGCAGCAGTATGTGGATAACGATGTCACGCCGCGTTTTCGCGATGGGTTGACCACATTTGATGCGCAGGGACAGTGGCTGGGTAGCAACGGGAAGGTGTCGAAGGAGCCAAGCAAGGCGCTGATGCTGATCCACAGTGTGGACGCGCAAAGTGATGCGAAAATCGATGCGCTGCGAGATATCTACAAATCACGCTTTGCCCAGGAATCGGTGATGCGTGTCGATCAGCCGGTCTGTGTGCAATTCTGA
- a CDS encoding chorismate mutase, producing the protein MKIFVSTLCMSGSFFAGASAPICLSALSSLLTERMALMREVAAYKVKYHLPVEDVAREQKVISQALSTAREAGLEPQSVEPFISALMNAGKAIQYRYLADWLPRPESFVTLLDLDGIRRRINELDKLLLLTISQRLRAGTLSYTDRALLAEKTVSPNLTDAEKDNLLDTMRFIQRAQQTPDKGIV; encoded by the coding sequence ATGAAAATTTTCGTATCGACACTCTGTATGTCCGGTAGCTTTTTTGCAGGAGCATCTGCGCCCATTTGTCTCAGTGCCCTTTCATCACTCTTAACCGAACGTATGGCGTTAATGAGAGAAGTTGCAGCCTACAAGGTGAAGTACCATTTGCCGGTGGAGGATGTAGCCCGGGAACAAAAAGTAATATCGCAGGCGCTCAGCACCGCGCGCGAGGCTGGTCTGGAGCCGCAGTCCGTGGAGCCGTTCATCAGTGCGCTGATGAACGCGGGAAAAGCGATACAGTATCGCTATCTGGCAGACTGGTTACCCCGACCAGAATCCTTTGTTACCCTCCTGGATCTTGATGGGATCAGACGGCGTATTAATGAACTGGACAAGCTTCTGCTACTGACCATAAGTCAGCGGCTTCGGGCAGGAACGCTCTCTTATACTGACCGGGCTTTACTGGCGGAGAAAACGGTGTCTCCCAATCTTACTGACGCTGAGAAGGATAATTTACTCGACACCATGCGCTTTATTCAGCGTGCTCAGCAGACGCCCGATAAAGGGATAGTCTGA
- the efeB gene encoding iron uptake transporter deferrochelatase/peroxidase subunit, producing MKQEDNNDVSEPSRRRLLKSMGALGGALALAGGCPVAHAVTPKSAPGTLSPDARMEKQPFLGVHQAGILTPQQASMMLVAFDVLAADKADLERLFRLLTQRITFLTSGGPAPETTNPRLPPMDSGILGAYIAPDNLTMTVSVGESLFDNRFGLREQMPKKLQKMTRFPNDSLDAALCHGDLLIQICANTQDTVIHALRDIIKHTPDLLSVRWKREGFISDHAARSKGKETPVNLLGFKDGTANPDSRDNALMNEVVWVTEEQGEPAWAVGGSYQAVRIIQFHVEFWDRTPLKEQQTIFGRDKHSGAPLGMKNEHDVPDYASDPDGDVIALDSHIRLANPRTKETQSSLMMRRGYSYSLGVTNSGQLDMGLLFVCYQHDLEKGFLTVQKRLNGEALEEYIRPIGGGYFFVLPGVQAANRYLAQSLLEA from the coding sequence ATGAAGCAAGAGGATAACAACGACGTCAGCGAACCTTCCCGGCGTCGTTTATTAAAAAGTATGGGCGCGCTGGGCGGCGCGCTTGCGCTGGCTGGCGGATGCCCGGTGGCGCATGCGGTAACACCGAAGAGTGCACCGGGGACGCTTTCGCCGGATGCGCGGATGGAGAAGCAGCCTTTCCTGGGCGTGCATCAGGCCGGTATTTTGACGCCGCAACAGGCGTCAATGATGCTGGTGGCGTTTGATGTGCTGGCTGCTGATAAAGCCGATCTCGAACGGCTGTTCCGCTTATTGACGCAGCGCATCACGTTTCTGACCTCCGGCGGTCCGGCTCCGGAGACAACGAACCCACGCTTACCGCCAATGGACTCCGGTATTCTCGGCGCTTATATCGCGCCGGATAACCTGACGATGACGGTTTCCGTGGGCGAATCGCTGTTCGACAACCGTTTTGGTTTGCGCGAGCAGATGCCGAAAAAGCTGCAAAAGATGACGCGTTTCCCTAACGATTCGCTCGACGCGGCGCTGTGTCACGGCGATTTGCTGATCCAGATTTGCGCCAACACACAGGACACGGTGATTCACGCACTGCGTGACATCATCAAACACACGCCGGATTTACTCAGCGTGCGCTGGAAAAGGGAAGGGTTTATCTCTGACCATGCGGCGCGCAGCAAAGGCAAAGAGACGCCGGTTAACCTGCTGGGCTTTAAAGATGGCACCGCCAATCCGGACAGCCGCGATAATGCGTTGATGAACGAGGTGGTGTGGGTGACGGAAGAGCAGGGCGAACCGGCGTGGGCTGTGGGCGGCAGTTACCAGGCAGTGCGTATTATCCAGTTCCACGTGGAGTTCTGGGATCGTACCCCGTTGAAAGAGCAGCAGACCATTTTCGGGCGCGATAAGCATTCTGGTGCGCCGCTGGGCATGAAGAATGAACATGATGTCCCGGATTATGCCAGCGATCCAGACGGTGATGTCATTGCTCTCGACAGCCATATTCGCCTGGCGAACCCGCGAACGAAAGAGACCCAATCCAGCCTGATGATGCGGCGTGGTTATAGTTACTCGCTCGGCGTGACCAACTCTGGCCAGCTGGATATGGGGCTGTTGTTCGTTTGTTATCAACATGATCTGGAAAAAGGCTTTCTGACGGTGCAAAAACGTCTGAACGGCGAGGCGCTGGAAGAGTACATTCGTCCGATTGGCGGCGGTTACTTCTTTGTGTTGCCCGGCGTACAAGCGGCAAATCGCTATCTGGCGCAATCTCTGCTCGAAGCGTGA
- the putP gene encoding sodium/proline symporter PutP: protein MAMSTPMLVTFLVYIFGMILIGFVAWRSTKNFDDYILGGRSLGPLVTALSAGASDMSGWLLMGLPGAIFISGISESWIAIGLTLGAWINWKLVAGRLRVHTEVNNNALTLPDYFTGRFEDNSRLLRIISAVVILVFFTIYCASGIVAGARLFESTFGMSYETALWAGAAATIIYTFIGGFLAISWTDTVQASLMIFALILTPVIVIISVGGFGDSLDVIKQKSIENVDMLKGLNFVAIVSLMGWGLGYFGQPHILARFMAADSHHTIVHARRISMTWMILCLAGAVAVGFFGIAYFNEHPSVAGAVNQNAERVFIELAQVLFNPWIAGVLLSAILAAVMSTLSCQLLVCSSAITEDFYKAFLRKGASQRELVWVGRAMVLLVALVAIALAANPENRVLGLVSYAWAGFGAAFGPVVLFSVMWSRMTRNGALAGMIIGAVTVIVWKHYAWLDLYEIIPGFVFGSIGIVVFSLLGKAPSAQMQQRFAEADAHYRSAPPSRLQAE from the coding sequence ATGGCAATGAGCACACCAATGCTGGTGACTTTTCTTGTTTATATCTTTGGCATGATACTTATCGGTTTCGTCGCCTGGCGTTCGACGAAAAACTTCGATGACTATATTCTGGGTGGCCGCAGCCTTGGGCCGCTGGTTACTGCGCTGTCGGCGGGGGCATCGGATATGAGTGGCTGGCTGCTGATGGGGCTGCCGGGCGCGATTTTTATTTCGGGGATCTCTGAAAGCTGGATCGCCATTGGCCTGACGCTGGGCGCGTGGATTAACTGGAAACTGGTGGCCGGACGTTTGCGTGTCCACACCGAGGTGAATAATAACGCGCTGACCTTGCCGGACTACTTCACCGGCCGTTTTGAAGATAACAGCCGCCTGCTGCGGATTATCTCGGCGGTGGTGATTCTGGTGTTTTTCACCATCTATTGTGCTTCCGGCATTGTTGCCGGCGCGCGTCTGTTTGAAAGCACCTTCGGTATGAGTTACGAAACCGCCCTGTGGGCTGGTGCCGCTGCGACGATCATTTACACCTTTATTGGCGGCTTCCTGGCGATCAGCTGGACCGATACGGTGCAGGCCAGCCTGATGATTTTCGCGCTGATCCTGACACCGGTGATTGTCATTATTTCCGTTGGCGGTTTTGGTGATTCGCTGGACGTGATCAAGCAAAAAAGCATTGAAAACGTCGATATGCTGAAAGGCCTGAATTTTGTCGCTATCGTCTCGCTGATGGGCTGGGGACTGGGTTATTTCGGCCAGCCGCATATTCTGGCGCGTTTTATGGCGGCGGATTCCCATCACACCATTGTCCATGCGCGTCGCATCAGTATGACGTGGATGATCCTGTGCCTGGCAGGCGCGGTCGCTGTGGGCTTCTTCGGCATCGCTTATTTTAATGAGCATCCGTCTGTGGCGGGAGCCGTTAACCAGAATGCCGAGCGCGTATTTATCGAACTGGCGCAGGTTCTGTTCAACCCGTGGATTGCCGGGGTGCTGTTGTCGGCGATCCTCGCCGCGGTGATGTCGACGCTGAGCTGCCAGTTGCTGGTGTGCTCCAGCGCGATTACCGAAGATTTCTACAAAGCGTTTTTGCGTAAAGGCGCAAGCCAGCGCGAGCTGGTATGGGTAGGGCGCGCGATGGTGTTGCTGGTGGCGCTGGTGGCGATTGCGCTGGCGGCGAATCCGGAAAACCGCGTGCTCGGCCTGGTGAGCTACGCCTGGGCGGGCTTCGGGGCGGCGTTTGGTCCGGTGGTGCTGTTCTCGGTCATGTGGTCACGCATGACGCGTAACGGTGCGCTGGCCGGGATGATCATCGGTGCGGTGACGGTGATTGTCTGGAAACACTACGCCTGGCTGGATCTGTATGAAATCATTCCGGGCTTCGTTTTCGGCAGTATCGGCATTGTGGTGTTTAGCCTGCTGGGCAAAGCGCCGTCCGCGCAGATGCAGCAGCGCTTTGCCGAGGCAGATGCGCACTACCGCTCTGCGCCGCCATCGCGTTTACAGGCTGAATAA
- a CDS encoding glycosyl hydrolase family 28 protein, with translation MFFLRRNVKGIIASLIFFPVSGFSAALSALESADAPEPVLPVPVCAKLTSSSADDTRRLQSAIDNCPRGEVLQLLAGRFSSGPLNMKSGVTLWISQGAMLVANSDPRVYDKNGHCGTVDHKGNGCRPFILFSRTDGGGIVGEGIIDGQGGKPIKGQDESWWQLARRAQTEGGAQNVPRLIEIDDASHIIFHGITLRNSPGFHVTLKNVRDATFWGVRIDTPADARNTDGIDPISSQNILIAHSFIRTGDDNVAIKAGAGGATRHVILVDNHFYWGHGMSIGSETVGGVSDIRVRDLTLDGTTSGLRIKSDISRGGIVSDVRYENVCMRGNRRPLDFDTRYDAHASGNNIPVYRDISLNHISGESGQLILRGYDAAHPLQFALNDVSFSNPARWIIESAQIRIGPDGVSPVPPGKASLPRSAASTDCAKNWIPFPVTNAPED, from the coding sequence ATGTTTTTTCTGCGCCGTAATGTGAAAGGAATAATTGCCAGTCTGATTTTTTTCCCGGTATCCGGCTTCAGCGCGGCGCTATCGGCCCTGGAGAGTGCTGATGCGCCAGAACCTGTGCTGCCTGTGCCTGTCTGCGCAAAGCTGACGTCTTCATCGGCAGACGATACCCGACGACTTCAGTCGGCGATTGATAACTGCCCCCGGGGTGAGGTTTTACAGCTTCTGGCGGGGCGTTTTTCCAGCGGACCGCTGAACATGAAATCTGGCGTCACACTCTGGATCTCGCAAGGGGCAATGTTGGTAGCAAATAGTGACCCACGTGTATACGACAAAAATGGCCATTGTGGAACTGTCGATCATAAAGGGAATGGCTGCCGACCCTTTATCCTTTTTAGCCGCACTGACGGTGGAGGCATTGTCGGCGAAGGGATTATTGACGGGCAGGGCGGTAAGCCGATAAAAGGACAGGATGAATCATGGTGGCAACTGGCTCGCCGCGCGCAGACGGAAGGCGGGGCACAGAATGTACCTCGCCTGATTGAAATAGATGATGCCTCCCATATTATTTTTCACGGCATCACACTGCGAAATTCGCCAGGATTCCATGTCACCCTGAAAAACGTCCGCGATGCGACGTTCTGGGGCGTGCGTATTGATACCCCGGCGGATGCCCGTAACACCGACGGCATTGATCCCATTTCGTCGCAGAATATCCTCATCGCCCACAGCTTCATCAGAACCGGTGACGATAACGTGGCGATTAAAGCGGGCGCGGGTGGCGCCACGCGGCATGTGATTCTGGTGGATAACCATTTTTACTGGGGACATGGGATGTCGATTGGTAGCGAGACCGTCGGCGGTGTCAGTGACATTCGGGTGCGTGATTTGACGCTTGATGGCACAACTTCCGGGCTTCGTATCAAAAGTGATATCAGCCGGGGCGGCATTGTCAGCGATGTGCGCTACGAAAATGTTTGTATGCGCGGGAATCGCCGGCCGCTCGACTTTGATACCCGATATGATGCCCACGCAAGCGGTAACAACATTCCTGTCTATCGCGATATCTCCCTGAATCATATTTCCGGTGAAAGCGGCCAGTTGATATTACGCGGTTATGACGCCGCTCATCCTCTGCAATTTGCCCTGAACGACGTCTCTTTCAGCAACCCTGCCCGCTGGATAATTGAATCGGCGCAGATCCGCATTGGCCCCGATGGCGTCTCACCGGTGCCGCCGGGAAAAGCATCGTTACCACGATCGGCTGCCTCGACGGATTGCGCAAAAAACTGGATCCCTTTCCCGGTGACGAATGCGCCAGAAGACTAA
- a CDS encoding efflux RND transporter periplasmic adaptor subunit, whose amino-acid sequence MSLQKPWVKYHLNALGAMFLSVLLVGCDNGVAQNAVPQAPAVSAADVVVKSISQWDSFNGRIEAVESVQLRPRVSGYIDKVNYTDGQEVKKGQVLFTIDDRTYRAALEQAQATLARAKTQASLAQSEANRTDKLINTHLVSREEWEQRRSAAIQAQADIRAAQAAVDAAQLNLDFTKVTAPIDGRASRALITSGNLVTAGDSASVLTTLVSQKSVYVYFDVDESTYLHYQNLARSGQGASSNHLALPVEIGLVGEDGYPHQGKVDFLDNQLTPSTGTIRMRALLDNAQRQFTPGLFARVRLPGSAEFKATLIDDKAVLTDQDRKYVYIVDKDGKAQRRDITPGRLAAGLRIVQKGLNPGDKVIVDGLQKVFMPGMPVNAKTVAMNASAALN is encoded by the coding sequence ATGAGCCTGCAGAAACCTTGGGTTAAGTATCATCTGAATGCACTGGGAGCGATGTTTCTCTCTGTACTGCTTGTCGGATGTGATAACGGTGTCGCGCAAAATGCCGTGCCACAAGCTCCCGCCGTCAGCGCCGCTGACGTGGTAGTGAAATCGATTAGCCAGTGGGATAGTTTCAACGGCCGGATTGAAGCGGTGGAGAGTGTTCAGCTCCGCCCCCGCGTCTCCGGCTACATTGATAAAGTGAATTACACCGACGGCCAGGAAGTGAAAAAGGGTCAGGTGCTGTTCACCATTGATGACAGAACCTATCGCGCCGCGCTGGAACAGGCGCAGGCGACGCTGGCGAGAGCCAAAACGCAGGCCAGCCTGGCGCAAAGTGAGGCTAACCGTACCGATAAATTAATTAATACCCATCTGGTTTCCCGTGAGGAGTGGGAGCAGCGCCGTTCGGCCGCCATTCAGGCGCAGGCCGACATTCGCGCCGCGCAGGCGGCAGTTGATGCCGCGCAACTGAACCTGGATTTCACCAAAGTGACCGCGCCTATCGATGGTCGCGCCAGCCGGGCGTTGATCACCAGCGGAAATCTGGTCACGGCGGGTGACAGCGCCAGCGTACTCACCACGCTGGTCTCACAGAAGAGCGTTTACGTCTACTTTGACGTGGATGAGTCGACGTACCTCCACTATCAAAACCTCGCCCGCAGCGGGCAGGGGGCGTCCAGTAATCACCTGGCGCTACCGGTGGAAATTGGCCTTGTCGGGGAGGATGGCTACCCGCATCAGGGCAAAGTGGATTTTCTGGATAATCAGTTAACGCCGAGTACCGGCACGATCCGTATGCGCGCGCTGTTGGATAACGCGCAGCGTCAGTTCACACCGGGGCTCTTTGCCCGCGTACGTCTGCCGGGCAGCGCTGAATTCAAAGCCACGCTTATCGACGACAAAGCGGTGCTGACCGATCAGGATCGCAAATATGTTTATATCGTTGATAAAGACGGGAAAGCGCAGCGTCGCGATATCACGCCGGGGCGTCTGGCCGCCGGTTTACGCATCGTGCAGAAGGGGCTGAACCCTGGCGATAAAGTCATCGTCGATGGTTTACAAAAAGTGTTTATGCCGGGGATGCCGGTTAACGCGAAAACCGTTGCCATGAACGCCAGCGCCGCCCTCAACTGA
- the efeU gene encoding iron uptake transporter permease EfeU codes for MFVPFLIMLREGLEAALIVSLIASYLKRTQRGRWISVMWIGVFLAAALCLGLGIAINETTGEFPQKEQELFEGIVAAIAVVILTWMVFWMRKVSRNVKVQLEQAVDSALARSHNHGWALILMVFFAVAREGLESVFFLLAAFQQDVGVWPPLGAVLGLATAVVLGFLLYWGGVRLNLGAFFKWTSLFILFVAAGLAAGAIRAFHEAGLWNHFQDVAFDFSNVLTTHSLTGTLLEGIFGYQETPSVSEVVVYFIYLIPALVMFVLPPRAGTQPSRAAP; via the coding sequence ATGTTTGTTCCATTTTTGATTATGTTACGTGAAGGCCTCGAAGCGGCGCTGATCGTCAGCCTGATTGCCAGTTATCTGAAACGTACCCAGCGCGGACGCTGGATAAGCGTGATGTGGATTGGTGTTTTTCTTGCCGCCGCACTCTGCCTTGGATTGGGTATCGCGATTAATGAAACCACCGGCGAGTTCCCGCAAAAAGAGCAGGAGCTGTTTGAAGGCATTGTCGCGGCGATCGCCGTGGTGATCCTCACCTGGATGGTGTTCTGGATGCGCAAAGTGTCGCGCAACGTCAAAGTGCAACTGGAGCAGGCGGTCGACAGCGCGCTGGCGCGCAGTCATAACCACGGTTGGGCGCTGATCCTGATGGTTTTTTTCGCCGTGGCACGCGAAGGGCTGGAATCAGTGTTCTTTCTGCTGGCGGCGTTCCAGCAGGATGTTGGCGTCTGGCCACCGCTGGGCGCGGTGCTGGGGCTGGCTACGGCGGTGGTGCTCGGTTTCTTGCTTTACTGGGGCGGCGTGCGTCTGAATCTTGGCGCGTTTTTCAAATGGACCAGCCTGTTTATTCTCTTTGTCGCGGCCGGGCTTGCCGCCGGGGCGATCCGCGCTTTTCACGAAGCGGGATTATGGAACCACTTCCAGGATGTGGCCTTCGATTTCAGTAATGTGCTCACCACGCATTCCCTCACCGGCACGCTGCTGGAAGGGATTTTTGGTTACCAGGAAACGCCAAGCGTCAGCGAAGTGGTGGTCTACTTTATCTATCTGATCCCGGCGCTGGTGATGTTTGTTTTACCGCCTCGCGCGGGTACGCAGCCTTCACGGGCGGCACCGTAA
- the efeO gene encoding iron uptake system protein EfeO — protein sequence MAIHFRRSALQAGMAAFISSAFAVHAADIPQVKVTVTDKQCEPMNLTVNAGKTQFIILNHSQKALEWEILKGVMVVEERENIAPGFSQKLTANLQPGEYEMTCGLLTNPKGKLVVKGAATADAAKGDALLSLSGAITAYKAYVVAETAQLVSGTKAFTEAVKAGDIEKAKALYAPTRQHYERIEPIAELFSDLDGSIDAREDDYEHKAADPKFTGFHRLEKALFGDNSTKEMDKYADQLYSDVVDLQTRINELAFPPSKVVGGAAGLIEEVAASKISGEEDRYSHTDLWDFQANVDGAQKIVDLLRPQLQKDNAELLAKVDANFKKVDTILAKYRTKDGYETYDKLTDADRNALKGPITTLAEDLAQLRGVLGLD from the coding sequence ATGGCAATTCATTTTCGTCGTAGTGCATTACAGGCCGGGATGGCGGCATTCATCTCCAGTGCTTTTGCGGTGCATGCCGCGGATATTCCGCAGGTGAAAGTCACGGTTACGGACAAGCAGTGTGAGCCGATGAACCTGACGGTGAACGCGGGTAAAACGCAGTTTATTATTCTCAACCACAGCCAGAAAGCGCTCGAGTGGGAGATCCTCAAAGGCGTAATGGTGGTTGAAGAGCGTGAAAATATCGCGCCAGGTTTTAGCCAGAAGCTAACCGCCAACCTGCAGCCGGGCGAGTATGAGATGACCTGCGGTCTGTTAACCAACCCGAAAGGTAAGCTGGTGGTGAAAGGCGCGGCAACAGCCGATGCGGCAAAAGGTGACGCGCTGCTGAGCCTGAGCGGAGCCATTACCGCGTATAAAGCGTATGTGGTTGCTGAAACGGCGCAGCTGGTTTCCGGCACCAAAGCGTTCACCGAGGCGGTGAAAGCGGGCGATATTGAAAAAGCGAAAGCGCTGTACGCGCCGACGCGCCAGCACTACGAGCGTATTGAACCGATTGCTGAGCTTTTCTCCGATCTCGATGGCAGCATTGATGCCCGTGAAGATGATTACGAGCATAAAGCCGCCGATCCGAAATTCACCGGTTTCCACCGTCTGGAAAAAGCCCTGTTTGGCGACAACAGCACCAAAGAGATGGACAAATATGCCGATCAGCTCTACTCCGATGTGGTTGATTTGCAAACGCGCATTAATGAGCTGGCGTTCCCTCCTTCTAAAGTGGTTGGCGGTGCCGCTGGCCTGATTGAGGAAGTGGCCGCCAGCAAAATCAGTGGTGAAGAAGATCGCTACAGCCACACGGACTTGTGGGACTTCCAGGCTAACGTCGATGGCGCTCAGAAAATCGTTGATTTGCTGCGTCCGCAATTGCAGAAAGATAACGCCGAACTGCTGGCGAAAGTCGATGCCAACTTCAAGAAAGTGGATACCATCCTTGCGAAATACCGCACTAAAGATGGGTATGAGACTTACGATAAGCTGACCGACGCCGACCGCAATGCGCTGAAAGGGCCGATCACAACACTGGCGGAAGATCTGGCGCAGCTGCGCGGCGTGCTGGGGCTGGACTAA
- a CDS encoding helix-turn-helix domain-containing protein codes for MNTGAFIHDLLDWIDNNLESRLDIETVSRRAGYSKWHLQRLFKEHTGYRLAEYIRAQKLQKSVERLTHSDEPIVNVAIALGFDSQQSFNRSFKRQYGQAPGAWRRSVGCPQAQQSRQQST; via the coding sequence ATGAACACTGGCGCATTTATTCACGATTTACTCGACTGGATCGACAACAACCTGGAAAGCCGTCTGGACATTGAGACCGTCTCCAGGCGGGCAGGCTATTCGAAATGGCACCTCCAGCGGCTCTTCAAAGAGCATACGGGTTATCGTCTCGCCGAGTATATCCGCGCGCAAAAGCTGCAAAAATCGGTCGAGCGCTTAACCCACAGCGACGAGCCGATTGTGAACGTGGCGATCGCGCTAGGCTTTGACTCCCAGCAATCCTTTAACCGCAGCTTCAAGCGTCAATATGGGCAGGCCCCCGGTGCATGGCGTCGCAGTGTCGGGTGCCCGCAGGCACAGCAATCACGCCAGCAATCCACATAG